In Xanthomonas sp. SI, the following are encoded in one genomic region:
- a CDS encoding accessory factor UbiK family protein, translated as MIDLNHLDDLARRLSDLVPPGLRESRDELQSTFKSALQASLGKLDLVTREEFDVQRAVLLRTREKLEALERSVAALEAARSGDAPSTQA; from the coding sequence ATGATCGACCTCAATCACCTCGACGACCTCGCCCGCCGCCTCAGCGACTTGGTACCGCCAGGCCTGCGCGAATCCCGCGACGAACTGCAGAGCACCTTCAAGAGCGCGCTGCAGGCCAGCCTGGGCAAGCTCGACCTGGTCACCCGCGAGGAATTCGACGTGCAGCGCGCGGTGCTGCTGCGCACCCGCGAGAAGCTGGAAGCGCTGGAACGCAGCGTCGCCGCGCTGGAAGCCGCGCGCAGCGGCGACGCGCCTTCCACGCAAGCCTGA
- a CDS encoding tautomerase family protein has translation MPYARISLHRGATPDYLRALSASVYQAMHEAFEVPAGDCFQVIHQHDPGELVFDRHYLGGPRSDAFVLIAITAGRPRSEACKRAFYRRLVELLAIAPGIAPEDVMVNIVTTQAQDWSFGGGRAGIVAAETDA, from the coding sequence ATGCCCTACGCCCGTATCTCGCTGCATCGCGGCGCCACCCCCGACTATCTGCGCGCCTTGTCCGCCAGCGTCTACCAGGCCATGCATGAGGCCTTCGAGGTGCCGGCCGGCGATTGCTTCCAGGTCATCCACCAGCACGATCCGGGAGAACTGGTGTTCGACCGCCACTATCTCGGCGGACCGCGCTCGGACGCCTTCGTGCTGATCGCGATCACCGCCGGGCGGCCGCGCAGCGAGGCCTGCAAGCGCGCGTTCTACCGGCGCCTGGTGGAGCTGCTGGCGATCGCGCCGGGCATCGCGCCGGAAGACGTGATGGTGAACATCGTCACCACGCAGGCGCAGGACTGGTCCTTCGGCGGCGGCCGCGCCGGGATCGTGGCAGCGGAGACCGACGCATGA
- the speE gene encoding polyamine aminopropyltransferase produces the protein MSANDNWYIEHFQPTGSAIGYRITGKLDEVQSPFQKIEIYDTTDWGKLMVIDGAVMLTTRDNFFYHEMISHPALFTHAAPKRVVIIGGGDCGTLREVLKHQGVESATQCDIDEQVTRMAEKYFPELCESNADPRAELLFDDGIAYMANCPAGSVDIVIVDSTDPVGPAEGLFNKAFYASCFKALKDDGILVQQSESPLALLDLIKEMRAEMGKAGFASFHTVPFPQPCYPTGWWSVTLARKSGGFDFREADAAAKPFATRYYSAHLHTGTQVLPPFVAEALGG, from the coding sequence ATGAGCGCAAACGACAACTGGTACATCGAACACTTCCAGCCCACCGGCTCGGCCATCGGCTATCGCATCACCGGCAAGCTGGACGAGGTGCAGTCGCCGTTCCAGAAGATCGAGATCTACGACACCACCGATTGGGGCAAGCTGATGGTGATCGACGGCGCGGTGATGCTGACCACGCGCGACAACTTCTTCTACCACGAGATGATCAGCCACCCGGCGCTGTTCACCCACGCCGCGCCCAAGCGCGTGGTGATCATCGGCGGCGGCGACTGCGGCACCCTGCGCGAAGTGCTCAAGCACCAGGGCGTGGAGAGCGCCACCCAGTGCGACATCGACGAGCAGGTCACGCGCATGGCCGAGAAGTACTTCCCGGAACTGTGCGAGTCCAACGCCGACCCGCGCGCCGAGTTGCTGTTCGACGACGGCATCGCCTACATGGCCAACTGCCCGGCCGGCAGCGTGGACATCGTCATCGTCGATTCCACCGACCCGGTCGGCCCGGCCGAAGGCCTGTTCAACAAGGCGTTCTACGCCAGCTGCTTCAAGGCGCTGAAGGACGACGGCATTCTGGTGCAGCAGTCCGAATCGCCGCTGGCGCTGCTGGACCTGATCAAGGAAATGCGCGCGGAGATGGGCAAGGCCGGCTTCGCCAGCTTCCACACCGTGCCGTTCCCGCAGCCGTGCTACCCGACCGGCTGGTGGAGCGTGACCTTGGCGCGCAAGTCCGGCGGCTTCGACTTCCGCGAAGCCGATGCGGCGGCCAAGCCGTTCGCCACCCGCTACTACAGCGCGCACCTGCACACCGGCACCCAGGTGCTGCCGCCGTTCGTGGCCGAGGCGCTGGGCGGCTAA
- a CDS encoding DUF4865 family protein, whose protein sequence is MIAMQYSIVLPADYDMAIIQRRIADKGPLLDDLPGLVFKAYLSADRGDPALSSRTNLYAPFYLWRDADAMRDFLAGAAFRALTASFGRPAVQLWTVCAAHLSADLRGARYARREIAAIPEADAPETLGAREAERARDDLAAGVLATVSAYEPHGWNLLRLRLWRDPPPPPPPPPPSPDVGQAYAVGHVSMPASGA, encoded by the coding sequence ATGATCGCCATGCAGTACAGCATCGTGCTGCCGGCCGACTACGACATGGCCATCATCCAGCGCCGCATCGCCGACAAGGGGCCGTTGCTGGACGATCTGCCGGGACTGGTGTTCAAGGCCTATCTGAGCGCCGATCGCGGCGATCCCGCACTGTCCAGCCGGACCAATCTGTATGCGCCGTTCTATCTGTGGCGCGATGCCGACGCGATGCGCGATTTCCTCGCCGGTGCCGCCTTCCGCGCGCTGACCGCGTCGTTCGGACGGCCGGCGGTGCAACTGTGGACGGTGTGCGCGGCGCACCTGAGCGCGGACTTGCGCGGCGCCCGCTACGCCCGGCGCGAGATCGCCGCGATCCCCGAGGCCGACGCGCCCGAAACGCTGGGCGCACGCGAGGCCGAGCGGGCGAGGGACGATCTTGCCGCAGGCGTGCTGGCCACGGTGAGCGCCTACGAGCCGCACGGCTGGAACCTGCTGCGTCTGCGACTTTGGCGCGATCCGCCACCGCCACCGCCACCGCCACCGCCGTCGCCGGACGTCGGCCAGGCCTATGCCGTGGGCCACGTGTCCATGCCGGCAAGCGGCGCTTGA
- a CDS encoding beta-N-acetylglucosaminidase domain-containing protein, producing the protein MTRRATRAGLSLLSMTVALGLALAAPATAQPVTRPALFPSPVSIRLEAGTVALGRKVVLVAAPGADQASVALVRRILVSAGVEHIATASRLPATFEQTYIVVGTGEAAVVREALTRSKAVQETRKEGYTLASVATGKGSLITLAGHDADGLFHAAQTLRQLAERPAIPTLVIQDYPAMAIRGTIEGFYGAPWSMADRAKHIDFLARTKANTYIYSPKDDPYARDRWREAYPAATLKALGRLAATARRNHVDFVYAISPGPSVCFSDPADAKALLRKFDAFRALGVRSFYVALDDIEYTKWNCERDKTAFGPSGAEAAGIAQSHLLNLVQADLVARHAAASELIMVPTEYYDAKESPYKAALRQHLDPKIVVQWTGTDVVPPAISIPDARAATKAFGRRTLLWDNYPVNDYETSAGRLLLAPYTRREAGLSAELAGIVANPMNQEAPSRVAVMGLTAFAWNDKDYDAERTWHAAARELAAGDARVTAALLTFFDTQHLAPTFGSQPWQEQAPRLKAVLDRVREALAGGDADARGQALAELARSADEIAAAPAVIRAGVADPGFAEQSRPWLDAMQGWGRALQATAAGLQAADRGDAAASGLFADANRIAAEAAAVQSIPGATRFGGPVKIADGVLDRFVADAPTLIALEVPADSASTAAR; encoded by the coding sequence ATGACGCGACGCGCTACACGGGCGGGCCTGAGTCTGCTCTCGATGACGGTGGCGCTGGGCCTCGCGCTGGCAGCCCCGGCCACGGCGCAACCGGTCACGCGGCCGGCGCTGTTTCCGAGTCCGGTGTCGATCCGGCTCGAGGCCGGCACCGTCGCGCTCGGCCGGAAGGTCGTGCTGGTCGCCGCGCCGGGCGCTGACCAGGCTTCGGTCGCGTTAGTCCGCCGCATTCTGGTGTCGGCGGGCGTCGAGCACATCGCCACCGCATCGCGCCTGCCGGCCACGTTCGAACAAACGTACATCGTCGTCGGCACCGGCGAGGCGGCGGTCGTCCGCGAGGCGCTGACGCGCAGCAAGGCCGTGCAGGAGACGCGCAAGGAGGGCTACACCCTCGCCAGCGTCGCTACCGGCAAGGGCAGCCTGATCACGCTTGCGGGCCACGACGCCGACGGCCTGTTCCATGCCGCGCAGACCTTGCGTCAGCTTGCCGAACGCCCGGCCATCCCGACGCTGGTCATCCAGGATTATCCGGCGATGGCCATCCGCGGCACGATCGAGGGATTCTACGGGGCGCCATGGTCGATGGCCGATCGCGCCAAGCACATCGATTTCCTCGCCCGCACCAAGGCCAACACCTACATCTACAGCCCGAAGGACGACCCCTATGCGCGCGACCGCTGGCGCGAGGCCTATCCGGCGGCCACGCTGAAGGCGCTGGGCCGCTTGGCGGCGACGGCCAGGCGCAACCATGTCGATTTCGTCTACGCGATCTCGCCGGGGCCGTCGGTCTGCTTCTCCGATCCTGCCGATGCCAAGGCGCTGCTCCGCAAGTTCGACGCGTTTCGCGCGCTGGGCGTGCGCAGCTTCTACGTCGCGCTCGACGATATCGAATACACCAAGTGGAATTGCGAGCGCGACAAGACCGCCTTCGGCCCGTCGGGCGCGGAAGCGGCGGGCATCGCGCAGTCGCACCTGCTCAACCTGGTGCAGGCGGACCTGGTCGCCCGGCACGCTGCGGCGTCGGAACTGATCATGGTGCCGACCGAGTATTACGACGCCAAGGAAAGCCCGTACAAGGCCGCGTTGCGCCAGCATCTGGATCCGAAGATCGTCGTGCAATGGACCGGCACCGACGTCGTGCCGCCGGCCATTTCCATCCCCGATGCGCGCGCGGCGACCAAGGCGTTCGGGCGCAGGACGCTGCTGTGGGACAACTACCCGGTCAACGACTACGAAACCTCGGCAGGCCGCTTGTTGCTGGCGCCGTACACGCGGCGCGAAGCCGGCCTGTCCGCCGAGTTGGCCGGCATCGTCGCGAACCCGATGAACCAGGAAGCGCCGAGCCGGGTCGCGGTGATGGGGCTGACCGCGTTCGCATGGAACGACAAGGACTACGACGCCGAGCGCACCTGGCATGCGGCGGCGCGCGAGCTGGCGGCGGGCGATGCGCGGGTGACCGCGGCGCTGCTCACCTTCTTCGATACCCAGCACCTGGCGCCGACCTTCGGCAGCCAGCCGTGGCAGGAGCAGGCGCCGCGGCTGAAGGCCGTGCTCGACCGGGTTCGCGAAGCGCTTGCCGGTGGCGACGCCGACGCGCGCGGCCAGGCGCTCGCCGAACTTGCGCGCAGCGCGGACGAGATCGCGGCCGCGCCCGCCGTCATCCGCGCAGGGGTGGCCGACCCCGGCTTCGCCGAACAGTCGCGCCCCTGGCTGGATGCGATGCAGGGTTGGGGGCGTGCGCTGCAGGCGACGGCAGCCGGGCTGCAGGCCGCCGACCGAGGCGACGCCGCGGCGTCGGGCTTGTTCGCCGATGCGAACCGGATCGCCGCCGAGGCCGCGGCGGTCCAGTCGATCCCCGGCGCGACGCGCTTCGGCGGGCCGGTCAAGATTGCCGATGGCGTGCTCGATCGCTTCGTGGCCGACGCCCCGACGCTGATCGCGCTGGAAGTACCCGCGGACTCCGCTTCGACGGCCGCGCGCTGA
- a CDS encoding acyltransferase: MRYPGLDLLRALAIVWVMLFHSFVVGGLGPDWAWLSRYGWMGVDLFFVLSGLLIGGQVLAPLARGEPLRYGDFYLRRAFRILPAFIVVLALYLAWPGFREAPGIAPWWMFASFTLNLGIDYASQQAFSHAWSLCVEEHFYLVFPLLAALSLRRPSAPRFVAVCAAVVLAGIALRTATWLHDSALERIGDGLQRNWFIEDIYYPTWNRLDGLLAGVVLAAIKVFRPQRWQWLQARANALLLAGLAVCALAMWLFRERTGLLGNAIGWPVLSLGLALLAIAGASTRSWIGRRALPGAGWLAAVSYSLYLSHKAVFHLTQSWFGAALDGRGPLAFAIYAAMALLVAALLHYAVERPFLRLRERLRRPPAEVPMAA; this comes from the coding sequence ATGCGCTACCCCGGACTGGATTTGCTGCGCGCGCTGGCGATCGTGTGGGTGATGCTGTTCCACTCGTTCGTGGTCGGCGGCCTCGGGCCGGACTGGGCCTGGCTGTCGCGCTATGGCTGGATGGGCGTGGACCTGTTCTTCGTGCTCAGCGGCTTGCTGATCGGCGGCCAGGTGCTGGCGCCGTTGGCGCGCGGCGAACCGCTGCGTTATGGCGATTTCTACCTGCGCCGCGCGTTCCGCATCCTGCCGGCCTTCATCGTGGTGCTGGCGCTGTACCTGGCCTGGCCCGGTTTCCGCGAAGCGCCAGGCATCGCGCCGTGGTGGATGTTCGCCAGCTTCACCTTGAACCTGGGCATCGACTACGCCAGCCAGCAGGCGTTCTCGCATGCCTGGTCGCTGTGCGTGGAGGAGCATTTCTATCTGGTGTTCCCGCTGCTGGCGGCGCTGTCGCTGCGGCGGCCGTCGGCGCCGCGTTTCGTTGCGGTGTGCGCTGCGGTGGTACTGGCCGGCATCGCGTTGCGCACGGCGACCTGGCTGCACGACAGCGCGCTCGAGCGCATCGGCGACGGGCTGCAACGCAACTGGTTCATCGAGGACATCTACTACCCGACCTGGAACCGGCTCGACGGCTTGCTGGCCGGCGTGGTGCTGGCCGCGATCAAGGTGTTCCGGCCGCAGCGCTGGCAGTGGCTGCAGGCGCGCGCCAACGCACTGCTGCTGGCCGGGTTGGCGGTGTGCGCGCTGGCGATGTGGCTGTTCCGCGAACGGACTGGCCTGCTCGGCAACGCGATCGGCTGGCCGGTGTTGTCGCTGGGACTGGCGCTGCTGGCGATCGCCGGCGCCTCCACGCGCAGTTGGATCGGCCGGCGCGCGTTGCCTGGGGCGGGGTGGTTGGCGGCGGTCTCCTACAGCCTGTATCTGTCGCACAAGGCCGTGTTCCATCTCACCCAGAGCTGGTTCGGCGCCGCGCTCGACGGACGCGGTCCGCTCGCGTTCGCGATCTATGCGGCGATGGCGTTGCTGGTCGCCGCGCTGCTGCACTACGCGGTGGAACGGCCGTTCCTGCGCCTGCGCGAACGCCTGCGGCGCCCGCCCGCCGAAGTGCCGATGGCCGCCTAG
- a CDS encoding carboxymuconolactone decarboxylase family protein produces MSDLSQPAASLFGDIAPKFAQLTEEVLFADLWQRPALSPRERSLVTVAALVALYRPQQLPFHLSRALDNGLGRDELAEAITHLAFYAGWPCAASALPLLRDATASAA; encoded by the coding sequence ATGTCCGACCTGTCCCAGCCTGCTGCATCCTTGTTCGGCGATATCGCTCCGAAATTCGCGCAACTGACCGAAGAAGTGCTGTTTGCCGACCTGTGGCAGCGCCCGGCGCTGTCGCCGCGCGAGCGCAGCCTGGTCACGGTGGCGGCGCTGGTCGCGCTGTACCGGCCGCAGCAACTGCCGTTCCACCTGAGCCGCGCGCTGGACAACGGCCTGGGCCGCGACGAACTGGCCGAAGCGATCACCCATCTGGCGTTCTACGCCGGCTGGCCATGTGCCGCCTCGGCGCTGCCGCTGCTGCGCGACGCCACCGCGTCGGCCGCCTGA
- the speA gene encoding arginine decarboxylase, protein MSDWSLDQARKTYSIPHWADGYFDVDAAGRVVVRPQGAGGVAIALPEVVDAARAAGAKLPMLVRFPDILGERLGKLQSAFAQAQADWDYAGGYTAVYPIKVNQHRGVAGTLASHHGEGFGLEAGSKPELMAVLALSRPGGLIVCNGYKDREYIRLALIGRKLGLQTFIVIEKPSELKLVLEEARALDVKPGLGVRMRLASLGAGKWQNSGGDKAKFGLSPRQVLDLWKALRDTEYADSLNLLHFHMGSQISNVRDIANGMREATRYFVELSKLGAKISHVDVGGGLGIDYEGTRSRSYCSINYGLHSYASNIVQPLANACEEHGLPPPRIVTECGRAMTAHHAVLIANVSEVEQAPEGRVPDAHADEPAAIRHLREIHDELDVRPAVELFQEAQHFHAEGLSSYALGQIDLPQRARIDDLFYAIAHGVRARLSHEEKSHRPVLDELNERLVDKYFVNFSVFESIPDVWAIDQVFPIVPIERLNEAPARRGVICDMTCDSDGMVKTYVENESLDSSLPLHELRPGESYRLGFFLVGAYQEILGDIHNLFGDTDAIEVSADGDGYRIAQQRRGDTTDVMLDYVGYALADLRAAYAERVAAAQLPAEQAQALSAALEAGLTGYTYLSDEPLG, encoded by the coding sequence ATGAGCGATTGGTCCCTCGACCAAGCCCGCAAGACCTATTCGATCCCACATTGGGCCGATGGGTATTTCGACGTGGACGCGGCCGGGCGGGTGGTGGTGCGCCCGCAAGGCGCCGGCGGCGTGGCGATCGCGCTGCCCGAGGTGGTGGACGCGGCGCGCGCGGCCGGCGCCAAGCTGCCGATGCTGGTGCGCTTCCCGGACATCCTGGGCGAGCGCCTGGGCAAGCTGCAGTCGGCCTTCGCCCAGGCCCAGGCCGACTGGGACTACGCCGGCGGCTACACCGCGGTGTACCCGATCAAGGTCAACCAGCATCGCGGCGTGGCCGGCACCCTGGCCAGCCACCACGGCGAGGGCTTCGGCCTGGAAGCGGGCAGCAAGCCGGAACTGATGGCGGTGCTGGCGCTGTCGCGGCCGGGCGGGCTGATCGTCTGCAACGGCTACAAGGACCGCGAATACATCCGCCTGGCGCTGATCGGGCGCAAGCTCGGCTTGCAGACCTTCATCGTCATCGAGAAGCCGTCGGAGCTGAAGCTGGTGCTGGAGGAAGCGCGTGCGCTGGACGTCAAGCCGGGCCTGGGCGTGCGCATGCGCCTGGCCTCGCTGGGCGCGGGGAAGTGGCAGAACAGCGGCGGCGACAAGGCCAAGTTCGGGCTGTCGCCGCGGCAGGTGCTGGACCTGTGGAAGGCGCTGCGCGACACCGAGTACGCCGACTCGCTGAACCTGCTGCACTTCCACATGGGCTCGCAGATCTCCAACGTGCGCGACATCGCCAACGGCATGCGCGAGGCCACCCGCTATTTCGTCGAGCTGTCCAAGCTGGGCGCCAAGATCAGCCACGTCGACGTCGGCGGCGGCCTGGGCATCGATTACGAAGGCACCCGTTCGCGCAGCTACTGCTCGATCAACTACGGCCTGCATTCCTACGCCAGCAACATCGTGCAGCCGCTGGCCAATGCCTGCGAAGAACACGGCCTGCCGCCGCCGCGCATCGTCACCGAGTGCGGCCGCGCGATGACCGCGCACCACGCGGTGCTGATCGCCAACGTTTCGGAAGTGGAGCAGGCACCGGAAGGGCGCGTGCCCGACGCGCACGCCGACGAGCCGGCGGCGATCCGCCACCTGCGCGAGATCCACGACGAACTGGACGTGCGCCCGGCGGTGGAGCTGTTCCAGGAAGCGCAGCATTTCCATGCCGAAGGCCTGTCCAGCTACGCGCTGGGCCAGATCGACCTGCCGCAGCGCGCGCGCATCGACGACCTGTTCTACGCCATCGCGCACGGCGTGCGCGCGCGCCTGAGCCATGAGGAAAAGAGCCACCGCCCGGTGCTGGACGAGCTCAACGAGCGGCTGGTGGACAAGTATTTCGTCAACTTCAGCGTGTTCGAGTCGATCCCCGACGTGTGGGCGATCGACCAGGTGTTCCCGATCGTGCCGATCGAACGCCTGAACGAAGCGCCGGCGCGGCGCGGGGTGATCTGCGACATGACCTGCGACTCCGACGGCATGGTCAAGACCTACGTCGAGAACGAGAGCCTGGACAGCTCGCTGCCCCTGCACGAACTGCGCCCGGGCGAGAGCTACCGGCTCGGCTTCTTCCTGGTCGGCGCCTACCAGGAGATCCTCGGCGACATCCACAACCTGTTCGGCGACACCGATGCGATCGAGGTCAGCGCCGATGGCGACGGCTACCGCATCGCCCAGCAGCGCCGCGGCGACACCACCGACGTGATGCTGGATTACGTGGGCTATGCACTGGCCGACCTGCGCGCGGCCTACGCCGAGCGCGTGGCTGCCGCGCAGCTGCCGGCCGAGCAGGCGCAGGCCTTGTCGGCGGCGCTGGAAGCGGGACTGACCGGTTACACCTACCTGTCGGACGAACCGCTGGGCTGA
- a CDS encoding LysR substrate-binding domain-containing protein has translation MRRVTFDLDALRSFVAGVELGSFAKAADRHGRSTSAISAQLKKLEAQAGHALLRRSGRGLALTDAGEVLLAYARRLLDLNDEAAGALHGPTLQGWVRLGLQEDFGEHMLPDVLGRFARAHPKVRIEARIARHQELLARVEAGQLDLALVWDAGTATAHRAPQAAWPMRWIAAAQGPLPDPSGWSSDTPLPLVMLEAPCLLRTAATTALDRAGIPWRIAFTSASLGGVWAAVRAGLGLTLRTPAGLPDALALLPPGVGGLPTLPALGLNLHRADAEPAPAVARLAEILQQRLHEARLAYADPE, from the coding sequence ATGCGTCGTGTCACCTTCGATCTGGATGCGCTGCGCAGCTTCGTCGCCGGCGTCGAACTGGGCAGCTTCGCCAAGGCGGCGGACCGGCACGGGCGTTCCACGTCGGCGATCAGCGCGCAGCTGAAGAAGCTGGAAGCGCAGGCCGGCCACGCGCTGCTGCGCCGCAGTGGCCGCGGACTGGCGCTGACCGACGCGGGCGAGGTGTTGCTGGCTTACGCAAGGCGCCTGCTGGACCTCAACGACGAGGCCGCCGGTGCGCTGCACGGGCCCACCCTGCAGGGCTGGGTACGGCTTGGACTGCAGGAGGATTTCGGCGAGCACATGCTGCCCGACGTGCTGGGCCGCTTCGCCCGCGCCCATCCCAAGGTGCGCATCGAAGCGCGCATCGCGCGCCATCAGGAACTGCTGGCGCGGGTCGAAGCGGGCCAGTTGGACCTGGCGCTGGTCTGGGACGCCGGGACCGCGACGGCGCATCGCGCACCGCAGGCGGCCTGGCCGATGCGCTGGATCGCCGCAGCCCAGGGGCCGCTTCCGGACCCGAGCGGCTGGAGCAGCGATACGCCATTGCCACTGGTGATGCTGGAAGCGCCCTGCCTGCTGCGCACTGCGGCGACCACAGCGCTGGACCGTGCCGGCATCCCATGGCGCATCGCCTTCACCAGCGCCAGCCTGGGCGGCGTCTGGGCCGCGGTCCGCGCCGGCCTGGGCCTGACCCTGCGCACGCCGGCCGGCCTGCCCGACGCGCTGGCGCTGCTGCCGCCAGGGGTCGGCGGCCTGCCGACGCTGCCGGCGCTGGGCTTGAACCTGCATCGTGCCGACGCGGAACCGGCGCCGGCAGTGGCGCGCCTGGCGGAGATCCTGCAGCAGCGCCTGCACGAGGCACGCTTGGCATACGCCGATCCGGAGTGA
- a CDS encoding P-II family nitrogen regulator, producing the protein MKMIMAVIKPFKLDDVREALAAQGVAGITVTEVKGFGRQKGHTELYRGAEYVVDFLPKVKLEVAVTEDQVERVLEAIVKAAGTGKIGDGKVFVYDLGTVVRIRTGELDADAL; encoded by the coding sequence ATGAAGATGATCATGGCCGTCATCAAGCCGTTCAAGCTCGACGACGTGCGCGAAGCGCTCGCCGCGCAGGGCGTGGCCGGCATCACCGTCACCGAGGTCAAGGGCTTCGGCCGGCAGAAGGGCCACACCGAGCTGTACCGCGGCGCCGAGTACGTGGTCGATTTCCTGCCCAAGGTGAAGCTGGAAGTGGCGGTCACCGAGGACCAGGTCGAACGCGTGCTCGAGGCGATCGTCAAGGCGGCCGGCACCGGCAAGATCGGCGACGGCAAGGTGTTCGTGTACGACCTGGGCACGGTGGTGCGGATCCGCACCGGCGAACTGGATGCGGACGCGCTGTAA
- a CDS encoding YifB family Mg chelatase-like AAA ATPase, which yields MSLALVHSRARAGVLAPPVRVEVHLSGGLPATQIVGLPEAAVRESRDRVRAAILCAQYEFPARRITVNLAPADLPKEGGRFDLPIALGILAAAGQLDPQALGNYEFLGELALTGELRAVDGVLPAALAAAQAGRTLIVPAGNGPEAALAQHVQAFTARTLLEVCALLNGTKTLPAAEALPAAATPFPDLSDVRGQAQARRALEIAAAGHHHLLLIGSPGCGKTLLASRLPGILPETSEAEALEAAAIASVSGRGLDPSRWRQRPYRSPHHTASAVSLVGGGTHPRPGEISLAHRGVLFLDELPEWNRHALEVLREPLESGTVTVSRAARSAEFPARFQLVAAMNPCPCGWAGDTSGRCRCSDDSIRRYRARISGPLLDRIDLHVDVPRLPPQALRADAAPGESSAAVRARVEQARQRQLARASCPNGQLGHSETLRDCRLQPRDEALLEHAIDRLRLSARSLHRILRVARTIADLAESDAIATAHLTEAIGYRQLDRGESAASQADVFARAGAARHAAR from the coding sequence ATGAGCCTGGCGCTGGTGCACAGCCGTGCCCGCGCGGGGGTGCTTGCGCCTCCGGTTCGGGTCGAGGTCCATCTGTCCGGCGGCCTGCCGGCGACGCAGATCGTCGGCCTGCCCGAGGCCGCGGTACGCGAATCGCGCGATCGCGTGCGTGCCGCCATCCTATGCGCGCAATACGAATTTCCGGCGCGGCGCATCACCGTCAACCTGGCCCCGGCCGACCTGCCCAAGGAAGGCGGCCGCTTCGACCTGCCGATCGCGCTGGGCATCCTCGCCGCCGCCGGGCAACTCGACCCACAGGCGCTGGGCAACTACGAATTCCTCGGCGAATTGGCCTTGACCGGCGAGCTGCGTGCCGTGGACGGCGTGCTGCCGGCGGCGCTGGCCGCCGCCCAGGCCGGGCGCACGCTGATCGTGCCGGCCGGCAACGGTCCCGAAGCAGCGCTGGCGCAGCACGTGCAGGCGTTCACCGCGCGTACCCTGCTCGAAGTCTGCGCGCTGTTGAACGGTACCAAGACCTTGCCCGCCGCCGAAGCCCTGCCGGCCGCAGCCACGCCGTTTCCCGACCTGAGCGACGTGCGCGGGCAAGCCCAGGCGCGGCGGGCGCTGGAGATCGCGGCGGCCGGTCATCACCATCTGTTGTTGATCGGCAGCCCGGGCTGCGGCAAGACCTTGCTGGCCTCGCGTTTGCCCGGCATCCTGCCCGAGACCAGCGAGGCCGAGGCGCTGGAAGCGGCGGCGATCGCCTCGGTCAGCGGCCGCGGCCTGGATCCATCGCGCTGGCGGCAACGCCCCTACCGATCCCCGCACCACACCGCCAGCGCGGTGTCGCTGGTCGGCGGCGGCACCCATCCACGCCCTGGCGAGATCTCGCTGGCGCATCGCGGCGTTTTGTTCCTCGACGAATTGCCCGAATGGAACCGGCATGCGCTGGAAGTGCTGCGCGAGCCGCTGGAATCGGGCACGGTCACCGTCTCGCGGGCCGCGCGCAGCGCCGAGTTCCCGGCCCGGTTCCAGCTGGTCGCAGCGATGAACCCCTGCCCTTGCGGCTGGGCCGGCGATACCAGCGGCCGTTGCCGCTGCAGCGACGACAGCATCCGCCGCTACCGCGCGCGCATCTCCGGTCCGTTGCTGGACCGCATCGACCTGCACGTGGACGTACCGCGCCTGCCGCCACAGGCGCTGCGCGCCGATGCCGCCCCCGGCGAAAGCAGCGCCGCCGTGCGCGCCCGGGTGGAGCAGGCGCGGCAACGCCAGCTGGCGCGCGCCAGCTGCCCCAACGGCCAGCTCGGCCACAGCGAGACCTTGCGCGACTGCCGCCTGCAACCGCGCGACGAAGCGCTGCTGGAACACGCCATCGACCGCCTGCGCCTGTCGGCGCGCTCCTTGCACCGCATCCTGCGCGTGGCGCGCACCATTGCCGACTTGGCCGAAAGCGATGCGATCGCCACCGCGCACCTGACCGAGGCGATCGGCTATCGGCAACTGGATCGCGGCGAGTCCGCAGCGTCGCAAGCAGACGTCTTCGCGCGCGCAGGCGCAGCCCGGCACGCGGCAAGATAG